One window of Gilliamella sp. B3022 genomic DNA carries:
- the uriT gene encoding uridine transporter UriT, with product MIDQSKEKKNIITLMVALLAACTAFQLNASMLSPVLVTIANELGTNDAAVGLSQTSFFTAAALFSLFLPRLSDIKGRKKVLTFMLLIMTFGTILAALAPNIEVLYAARIIQGVSGPVVPLCLLMLSYEVKDAKQYGMLMGIITAVNGGIAGVDAIAGGLLATYFGFRSVFWVIAVVAAISTYFVYRFSPESKPSAGTKMDWIGVLFIVMTIAALLLALNEAGNIGSANWLYVIGLTLIAIVCFMLFWCTEKRNKQPLVTIEHLKRRSTWALLLTTTLTMTGIFAIVNGLVMSIAQNHELGFGLDPDWASLIFLTPYALIGWLVGPFSGRLAPTMGYNNVLKLGLLGCIISILVIMFYGVYSLTILSICVIALGIFYAGMANIILNGLGIVLSPSENPGFLPGMNAGAFNLGAGLSFALLPAIQMVNANTIKGYFNGMLLGLIITILALLCSFLIPRPINAEL from the coding sequence ATGATAGATCAAAGTAAGGAAAAGAAAAATATTATAACATTAATGGTTGCGTTACTTGCAGCTTGTACTGCATTTCAACTTAATGCAAGCATGTTAAGTCCAGTATTAGTAACCATAGCTAACGAGCTAGGGACCAATGATGCGGCCGTAGGTTTATCGCAAACCTCTTTTTTTACAGCTGCAGCGTTATTTTCTCTATTTTTGCCACGCTTGAGTGATATAAAAGGCCGTAAGAAAGTATTAACCTTTATGTTGCTTATTATGACATTTGGTACAATACTAGCAGCACTAGCACCTAATATAGAAGTATTGTATGCAGCACGAATTATACAAGGTGTATCAGGTCCTGTTGTACCACTTTGTTTATTGATGCTTAGTTATGAAGTAAAAGATGCCAAACAATATGGAATGTTAATGGGAATTATTACAGCAGTAAATGGTGGTATTGCTGGTGTTGATGCAATTGCGGGTGGTTTACTTGCTACATATTTTGGTTTCCGTTCAGTTTTTTGGGTTATTGCGGTCGTTGCTGCTATTTCTACCTATTTTGTCTATCGTTTTTCTCCAGAATCAAAACCATCAGCGGGAACTAAAATGGATTGGATAGGTGTTCTGTTCATTGTAATGACGATTGCAGCTTTACTGTTAGCACTTAATGAGGCCGGCAATATTGGTAGTGCCAATTGGCTTTATGTCATTGGACTCACACTGATTGCTATTGTTTGTTTTATGTTATTTTGGTGCACAGAAAAACGCAATAAACAACCATTGGTAACAATTGAACATTTAAAAAGAAGGTCAACTTGGGCTTTACTCTTAACGACAACATTAACCATGACAGGTATTTTTGCAATAGTTAATGGTTTAGTTATGTCAATAGCACAAAATCATGAATTAGGTTTCGGACTTGATCCTGATTGGGCATCACTCATTTTTCTTACACCATATGCATTAATTGGTTGGCTTGTGGGTCCGTTCTCAGGTCGTTTAGCGCCAACGATGGGATATAATAATGTATTAAAATTAGGTTTATTGGGTTGTATCATTAGTATTTTAGTAATTATGTTCTATGGTGTTTACTCGTTAACAATTTTATCCATTTGCGTTATAGCACTTGGAATTTTTTATGCAGGAATGGCTAATATTATCTTAAATGGATTAGGTATTGTTTTATCGCCATCAGAAAATCCAGGATTTTTACCTGGTATGAATGCAGGTGCCTTTAATTTAGGCGCAGGATTAAGTTTTGCATTGTTACCCGCTATACAAATGGTAAATGCTAATACTATCAAAGGTTATTTTAATGGTATGTTATTGGGATTGATCATTACTATTTTAGCTTTACTTTGCAGCTTTTTAATTCCTCGACCTATTAATGCAGAGTTATAA
- the mukF gene encoding chromosome partition protein MukF, with product MLDFSQTVPELVSWAKKNDFSITLPVERLAFLLAIAVLNSERFDGEMTESELIDAFRHVSQIFEQSEDTITVRANNAINDLVRQHLITRFTSEMTDGYSIYRLTPLGIGISDYYIRQREFSSLRLSIQLSIVAQELKRAADAAVEGGDDLHWHRNVFAPLKYSVAEIFDSIDITQRVMDEQQVDVKRNISALLSQDWQAAISSCEGLLTETSQTLRELQDTLAAAGDKLQASLLLIQDATLDHPELDKINNVVLDLQSKLDRIIGWGQKAIDLWIGYDRHVHKFIRTAIDLDKNRVFSQRLRKSIQNYFDMPWSLTFANADRLLDMRDEELALHEAEVTGELPSELEFEMIEEIQEHIIMHIEQNLLIFKQENKPLDIGIAICNYLAQFPREQHFDIARLFIDQAIRLGIAKDDLLGIPSEWKPINDYGAKVQAHVINRY from the coding sequence ATGTTGGATTTTTCCCAAACAGTACCTGAACTGGTCTCTTGGGCAAAAAAGAATGATTTTTCAATTACTTTACCTGTTGAAAGGTTAGCTTTTTTATTGGCTATTGCTGTATTAAATAGTGAGCGTTTTGATGGTGAAATGACTGAATCGGAATTAATTGATGCTTTTCGGCATGTTTCACAGATTTTCGAACAAAGTGAAGATACCATCACTGTACGAGCCAATAATGCCATTAATGATTTAGTGCGTCAGCATCTAATTACACGTTTTACAAGTGAAATGACTGATGGCTATTCAATTTATCGTTTAACTCCCCTTGGAATTGGGATTTCTGATTATTATATTCGACAGCGGGAATTTTCTTCACTGCGTTTATCCATCCAATTATCCATTGTGGCACAAGAATTGAAACGTGCTGCCGATGCAGCTGTCGAAGGGGGGGATGATTTACATTGGCATAGAAATGTCTTTGCTCCTTTAAAATATTCGGTTGCTGAAATTTTTGATAGCATTGATATAACGCAACGTGTTATGGATGAGCAGCAAGTTGATGTAAAACGAAATATTTCTGCATTATTAAGCCAAGATTGGCAAGCTGCAATTAGTAGCTGTGAGGGATTGTTAACGGAGACATCACAAACACTTCGTGAGTTGCAAGACACTTTAGCTGCTGCAGGCGATAAACTACAAGCCAGTTTGTTATTAATTCAAGACGCAACACTGGATCATCCTGAACTTGATAAAATTAACAATGTAGTATTAGATTTACAAAGTAAATTAGATCGAATTATAGGTTGGGGGCAAAAAGCGATAGATCTTTGGATAGGTTATGATAGACATGTTCATAAATTTATCCGAACAGCGATCGATTTAGATAAAAACCGTGTATTTTCACAACGGTTACGAAAATCAATTCAGAATTATTTTGATATGCCATGGTCTCTTACATTCGCAAATGCTGATCGTTTACTCGATATGCGTGATGAAGAACTCGCACTACACGAAGCAGAAGTGACAGGTGAATTACCTTCAGAACTTGAATTTGAAATGATAGAAGAGATTCAAGAACATATTATTATGCATATCGAACAAAATTTGTTGATTTTTAAACAAGAAAATAAACCACTTGATATTGGTATAGCAATTTGTAACTATTTGGCACAATTCCCACGCGAACAACATTTTGATATAGCAAGGTTATTTATCGATCAGGCTATTCGACTTGGTATTGCCAAAGATGATTTACTCGGTATACCCAGCGAATGGAAACCTATTAACGATTATGGAGCTAAGGTACAAGCACATGTCATCAACAGATACTAA
- the mukE gene encoding chromosome partition protein MukE, giving the protein MERIAANSQASIDKYMPVKLAQAIANPIFPELDSTLRSGRHIGIDELDNHAFLMDFQLELEQFYQRYNVELVRAPEGFFYLRPRSTSLISRSVLSELEMLVGKVLCYLYLSPERLAHEGIFTLQELFDELISLADESKLLKLVNQRSTGSDLDRQKLFDKVKTALNRLRRLGMIFFIVGNDSSRFRINESIFRFGAEVRSSDDMQEAQLRLIRDGEAINIESSLILDDNNEDQDVNEEIE; this is encoded by the coding sequence ATGGAGCGCATAGCGGCAAATTCACAAGCATCCATTGATAAATATATGCCAGTTAAATTGGCGCAAGCAATTGCAAATCCGATTTTCCCTGAGCTTGATAGTACTTTGCGTTCAGGGCGTCATATTGGCATTGATGAGCTTGATAATCATGCATTTTTAATGGATTTTCAATTAGAACTTGAACAATTTTACCAACGTTATAATGTTGAATTAGTCAGGGCGCCAGAAGGATTTTTTTATCTTCGTCCTCGTTCAACGTCGTTAATTTCTCGCTCGGTATTATCTGAGTTAGAAATGTTAGTTGGCAAAGTACTTTGTTATCTTTATTTAAGTCCTGAACGATTAGCGCATGAAGGGATCTTTACGTTGCAAGAGTTGTTTGATGAACTGATTTCATTAGCAGATGAAAGTAAATTGCTCAAATTAGTTAATCAGCGTTCTACTGGTTCTGATTTAGATCGTCAAAAATTATTTGATAAAGTCAAAACAGCTTTAAATCGATTACGTAGACTTGGTATGATTTTCTTTATTGTTGGCAATGACAGTAGCCGTTTTCGCATTAATGAATCAATTTTTCGTTTTGGCGCTGAAGTCCGTAGTAGTGATGATATGCAAGAAGCTCAATTGCGTTTAATCCGTGATGGTGAAGCAATCAATATAGAATCGTCACTTATTTTAGATGATAATAATGAAGACCAAGATGTTAATGAGGAGATAGAATAA